The following coding sequences lie in one Candidatus Nitrospira allomarina genomic window:
- a CDS encoding glycosyltransferase family 39 protein, protein MNFSLASSPGVSISKSELGCAIFCLVGFFVGILARFDALGSWCLAVDEFYIAKSVELIQQKGIPIYPSGGMYWRGLLFQYFEAASAGLFGLNEYALRLPAVLFNLLTIPPLFLLGRKRIGNAGAFLLVGFFCVSIWEVEFARFARMYSMFQCAFLWFLYFFYEGFFLGRKRAIIWSYVIASISTVIYEGAIFMACLLFLPLLFREVSLEKQFRYGGWASAILLLNIVSPKMWSWLFSGNSGSEYPEGFVLPHNGGGILLLPDISLWESVFLRGDLWGVGYVALLLMGIGLAYMGMKNSLWDWRQKSIALALIGSGLLQLFGVVAGILLVSYFTQILDPRLVFRKSLERSFAIFLVSCLGFWLTVGVLATTGNIVLHEAESLSLHKIFAIVFHYPRVMEEFVFLWLDVMPYLMTLSCLFGLLVLWGRRNSQQFVTEHFLLLVLVSCILILGVINTMYNSTRYSFFLYPLILLLWFEGALAGKTWLDHTLSPNAFLGRVPKFAVVLLSFGLLLCSEDFSFAHIMNIGKAEVNFRMNVSEEVSVHYYQRSDVRGPADYINEAWKAGDLIVNAVPSSSFYLTHENYIFYDDQSSLFRENSQARGMKDRWGNLILHNKDTVQKAVQDGKGGVWILATPRYQKILTEWVQEALGNNVSGIFSVNPGRDKRIQVIHVARNPP, encoded by the coding sequence AAGTGAATTAGGTTGTGCCATTTTTTGTCTTGTCGGCTTTTTTGTCGGAATCTTGGCCCGGTTTGATGCGTTAGGCAGTTGGTGTCTGGCTGTGGATGAATTTTATATCGCCAAATCGGTTGAACTGATTCAGCAAAAGGGGATCCCAATATATCCCAGTGGTGGCATGTATTGGCGAGGTTTGCTCTTTCAGTACTTTGAAGCAGCAAGTGCCGGTCTATTCGGGCTAAATGAATATGCACTTCGATTGCCAGCAGTCCTGTTTAATCTGTTAACGATCCCCCCTCTCTTTTTGTTGGGTAGAAAGCGAATTGGAAACGCAGGAGCGTTTCTCCTAGTAGGCTTTTTCTGTGTTTCAATTTGGGAAGTGGAATTTGCTCGATTTGCCCGAATGTATTCTATGTTTCAATGTGCATTTCTTTGGTTTCTTTATTTTTTTTATGAAGGATTTTTTCTTGGACGAAAGCGGGCAATTATTTGGTCCTATGTCATTGCCTCCATTAGCACCGTCATTTATGAGGGTGCGATTTTCATGGCTTGCTTGTTGTTCCTGCCCCTATTGTTTCGAGAGGTAAGCCTTGAAAAACAGTTTCGGTATGGGGGTTGGGCTAGCGCCATTCTTCTTTTGAATATTGTTTCTCCGAAGATGTGGTCGTGGCTTTTTTCTGGAAATTCGGGAAGCGAGTACCCCGAAGGATTCGTTCTTCCTCATAATGGGGGAGGCATTCTTCTCCTTCCGGACATTTCCTTATGGGAGTCTGTCTTTCTGCGAGGAGACCTTTGGGGTGTGGGGTATGTGGCACTTCTTCTGATGGGTATAGGACTCGCCTATATGGGAATGAAAAATTCTTTATGGGATTGGCGGCAAAAATCCATTGCCTTAGCGTTAATTGGATCCGGCCTATTGCAGTTGTTTGGAGTCGTGGCGGGCATTCTGCTTGTTTCGTATTTCACTCAAATCCTTGATCCACGGTTGGTTTTCCGAAAGTCTCTTGAAAGGAGTTTTGCAATATTCCTGGTTTCATGCCTTGGTTTTTGGCTCACCGTTGGGGTTCTCGCGACTACCGGCAATATTGTTTTACACGAAGCAGAAAGCCTATCTCTCCATAAGATTTTTGCCATTGTCTTTCATTATCCAAGAGTGATGGAGGAGTTTGTCTTTCTCTGGCTTGATGTGATGCCCTATTTAATGACGCTTTCATGTCTTTTCGGTTTGCTGGTGTTGTGGGGTCGAAGAAATTCCCAACAATTTGTGACTGAACACTTTCTTCTTTTGGTGTTAGTTAGTTGTATCCTAATCTTGGGAGTGATCAATACGATGTACAACTCCACAAGATATTCATTTTTCCTTTATCCCTTGATTCTTCTCTTGTGGTTTGAAGGCGCGCTGGCAGGGAAAACGTGGCTGGATCATACGCTATCTCCAAATGCATTTTTGGGAAGAGTACCTAAGTTTGCGGTAGTACTTTTGTCATTTGGATTATTGCTCTGCTCGGAAGACTTCTCTTTCGCCCATATTATGAATATCGGAAAAGCGGAAGTGAATTTTCGGATGAACGTTTCCGAAGAAGTTTCGGTTCACTACTATCAGCGATCCGATGTTAGAGGTCCTGCCGACTATATAAATGAAGCTTGGAAGGCTGGCGATCTGATTGTTAATGCCGTCCCTTCTTCGTCATTTTATCTTACTCATGAGAATTACATATTTTATGACGATCAGTCCTCCTTATTTAGGGAGAATTCCCAGGCCCGAGGAATGAAAGACCGGTGGGGAAATTTAATTCTGCATAATAAGGACACCGTACAAAAGGCGGTGCAGGATGGGAAGGGAGGTGTGTGGATTTTGGCCACACCAAGATACCAAAAGATTCTGACTGAATGGGTACAGGAGGCACTTGGTAATAATGTTTCCGGAATCTTTAGCGTGAACCCAGGTCGGGATAAGCGAATACAGGTGATCCACGTGGCCAGAAATCCGCCTTAA
- a CDS encoding glycosyltransferase family 2 protein: MTSHSYSLASFPLVSVIVPVYNAAKFLRETLESILGQTYTPFEIIAVNDGSTDSSLKILEEYAHQIQCIHQENQGVAIARNVGVEWSLGSYVAFCDADDIWFPRKLEWQMDIVKRHPCVGVVAGFMEKIDELGRTLDSGQKPSDLYDQPRNLKQVLLMEGNLIGMSTSLIRKEIFQEIGGFQPGNKDLKAEDYDLWIRAAGKTKIYLSSKYVGQYRVLKHSRSHGSLRKEYGAQFQLLRMYRNEYSSDSYKIRKAKIYAEWADSSFFQGESHAWKLQKKAITLHPTHLSYYFRFSGELIKMKLKRLLRNFQEMISFRKDMR; encoded by the coding sequence ATGACTTCACATTCATATTCATTGGCAAGTTTCCCCTTAGTGTCAGTTATTGTCCCTGTCTATAATGCTGCCAAATTTTTGCGTGAAACTCTTGAATCGATTTTAGGTCAAACTTATACCCCATTTGAAATTATTGCCGTGAATGATGGGTCTACAGATTCTTCTCTGAAAATTCTGGAGGAATATGCCCATCAAATTCAATGCATTCACCAGGAGAACCAGGGTGTAGCCATTGCCCGGAATGTGGGAGTCGAATGGAGTCTCGGGAGCTATGTGGCTTTTTGTGATGCAGATGATATTTGGTTTCCACGGAAACTTGAGTGGCAAATGGATATTGTGAAACGACATCCTTGTGTCGGGGTTGTCGCTGGTTTCATGGAGAAAATTGATGAACTGGGTCGAACACTTGATTCTGGTCAAAAACCTTCAGACCTGTATGATCAGCCCAGGAATCTCAAGCAGGTCTTACTAATGGAAGGCAATTTGATAGGGATGTCGACCTCTCTAATCAGGAAAGAAATTTTTCAGGAAATTGGGGGATTCCAGCCTGGGAACAAAGACCTCAAAGCAGAAGACTATGATTTGTGGATCCGGGCTGCAGGAAAAACAAAAATTTACTTATCGTCTAAATATGTTGGTCAGTATCGGGTCCTTAAACACTCAAGGAGCCATGGAAGCCTGAGAAAGGAATATGGGGCACAATTTCAATTGTTGCGAATGTACCGAAATGAATATTCTTCTGATAGCTACAAAATACGCAAGGCCAAAATTTATGCCGAATGGGCTGACAGTAGCTTTTTTCAGGGAGAAAGTCATGCCTGGAAGTTGCAAAAAAAAGCCATAACGTTACATCCTACGCACCTCTCTTACTATTTCCGGTTTAGCGGAGAACTAATCAAAATGAAGTTGAAGCGCCTTCTGCGCAATT